GATCACCGGATTGGCAGGATCGGAGATATCCACGATCTGAAGGCTTCCCGTGTAATCGGCCACATAGACGATATTTCCATCCGCCATCACTTCAAAGGCATCTCCGGGGGTGTCTACACTGCCCACGATCTGAGGGCTCTGCATATTACTGATATCAACGATTTGAATGCCCGCCGTTCGATCCGCCACAATGGCCAGATCTCCTACCACATCCACCCCTCGGGCCAATCCCGGCGTATCCAGCGTACTCACAAGAACGGGAGTAGCGGGGTCGCTGATATCCACCAGATGAATCCCCGGACCTTCATCGGCAATGACGGCACGGTTGCCCGAGACCGCCACATCCCAGGCCAACCCGGGTGTATCCACACTCCCCAGCAGTTGTGGATTTAAAGGATCGGAGATATCCACTATATACAAGCCTATTCCGCTGCCTCCCGATAAATAGGCCATATCTCCCACTACCTGAACGTTGGTTGCGGGGGTATTGACAGAGCTGACGATCTGAGGAAAACTTCGGTCGGAGACATCCACCACCTGCAGCCCTCCCACCCCATCGGCAACATAAACATAATTGTCTCGGACATCCAGATTGTAGGGTATGCCCGGTAGATCCACAAAAGATAAGGGAACGGGAGAGAAGGTTTCAACCGTCACGCTTGCGGTATCGGAGAAACCGCTGTTGGAAACAGTCAGCGTACAGAGCCCATCCTGGCCCGCGAAGACCTCCCCATCGGTGGCACCGAAGTTACAGATCAAAAGATCCGAGGATGTATAATTGGTTCCCTTATTTGTGGAGGTGAGATTAATGGTAGTCCCATCCGACAGATTCCCAGTCACGGTCAGCTGCCTTGTGGCATCTTGGTTAAGGATAGTGTTATACGCCAGGATAAAATTTGATGGGGTCACATCGATTGAGGTTAAGGCCTGGGCCAAATTAAAGCTCCCGGCATCAGTGGGATCGCTTCCAGTCTGGATCTCAAGTAAATCCCGAATCCCGTCTCCATCGGTGTCGGCCAAGAGGGGATTGGTCACAAACCCGCTGGTTCCGGCCACCTCCGCGCCGTCGGAGATGCCGTCTCCATCGGTATCGGCCACGTTTGGATCGGTTCCGGTCTGAAACTCCTGCAAGTTGGTCAGCCCGTCCCCATCGGGATCCAAATCCGCATCAAAGGGATCGTTGGGATTCAGGCCGTTGGCGGTCTCATAATCATCCGGAATTTCGTCCCCATCGGAGTCTCCTGCAGTTCCCGTACTCACCATCATAAGCAATGTCGACAGAACACCATCCTTGCTTGCAGACAATACCACCGTTCCGGAAGAAACCGCTGTCACCAACCCTGAACTGCTCACCGTGGCGATATTCGGATTGCTGGTGGTGTAGACCGTATCGGGCTCGCCGGTCACATCCGCCGTGGTCCCGTCATCATAGGTTCCGGTGACTGTAAACTGAGCTGTGTCACCAAGACTAGTCAAGGAGAGTTTTGAGGAAGTAAGGGAAAGGAAATCAATAATTGGTGGTAACCCTGTGACTTCCAAAATTCCAAAATCAACTATTCCATCTAGGGGAGGATTAATAAGCGCTGTTTTTCCTCCAAACCGGATTGCTCCATTGGTGCAATTCAGACGAGCCGTTAACGGACTCCCATCGACAGGCACATTATTTATTTCAATTTCACCATCAGGAATAACAGGAACTGTTTGGTTAAGGACACTAACTACACAGTCAGGTTGGGTAATTGCATCAAATTCTTTAATTTCTGTAAGTGAGTGGGCCAAAATTGGAAATAAAAGGAATGTAAAAAATAAAGGTATAGCTCTAATAAAAAATCTCATATGATTGGCCTCAATACTATTTTTTCTTCGGGCTTAATGATGTCAAGTCTAAGAAAAATGTCTTCCACATGAACTCGGTAGCCATAGGTAAAAGTTTTATCTTCCCAAATTTCTCTCAGAACTTTAATGGACTCAACATTTTTGATTTCGGCTAATCGTTTAACAGGCCAGGGATCAGGATATCCCGAAACAGTTTTAGGGGTCTTGTGTTCATAAAGAAAGCGCTTAATGGCTTGGATTTCCTTGGAAGGGCTCATCTTTTTAACACTTTGACGTAAAGCCATTACCTCTTGGCGTAGAGAGATTTCTTCAATCCCATTTTCAATGCTTTTCAAAAATCTTCCATAAGGTCGTTCCCTATTTTGTTCCAAAATTAAGGCTTTCTCTAGAATCTCTTTTGCCTCATCTGTACCTGTCTTAGCAAGAAAGCTCACTGATTTAACTTCATAAAAGGTGGAAAAATAGTTGGGACCTTTTCTGGGAGAATTTTGCATTAAAGCAGATTCTAAAAAATCCAATTTTTCTTCCATAGATGAAATTCTTTTATATTCGATAACCCATAAAGCTTCCTCGTAGGCTTTCTCTAGCTCAAGATTTTGTTCCTTTGAGAAAATTTTATCCTGTCCAGAACCTTTAAGATTTGTGTAAAGAGTTTCAAGGATATCTTTAGGAATGTCCATGCCTTCCACCATAATTAATAAGGATTGTAGTGCCGAAAGTCTTATTTCAAAACTTTTATTTCTGAGCTCCTCTATAAATAATTGTGTATATTCTTCTTTGTACGGGGTAATAATTTCCCCCCCTTCAAATTGAAGATCTACTTGGGACTTAAAAATTATTAATTCAGCTTTGCCATCCTGGGAAACAAAAGATTGGATTTGTGTTCTTTCCCCAAAGGAATTCAAGGGAAAAAATAAAATTAATAAAAGTTGTTGAAAATAAAATATTTTGAGGTTTTCCTTAAAAACCGTCATTTTTTGCCTATCCCAATTTCTGACAAACCGGGTTCATTTTTACGCCAAAAATAGTCGCTCCTTCGTGTATATCGAATCTTGGCGTAACACCATCTATTCGAAAACTTGGATCAATATCATCGGGGGCTCCATCTTCATCCTCATCAAAAATTGGCCCTAAATCGGGAACACCATCATTATTGGAATCCATTTTACGTTCGTAAACAGCAGCATGGTAAAGCTCATGAAGCAGGACATGGAATGCTGGGCCGTTATTCTCTGCAATCAAAGGATCATCCACAATAATAAAAATCGTTTCATTATTTGGATTAAAACAACCACCAATAGTCTTTTGGGTGTCACAAGTATCCGCCAATGTTCTTTCAGCATGGTTAATAAATTCAAAATCTACGAAAGAGGAAAGATCCATAACCTCTTTAAGATAATTATTTTTATGTTGGTCTACTTGCTTTAAAAATGAAACCGATTCTTGAATCCAAACTTCCCAACCAACTTCCTCAATTGTCTTTCCACCACATTTGATTTTTGAAATCGTTTTCCTCGAAATTAATTCTGGAGGTGCCGGAAAATGCCACCCCCCTTCAATAATCCCCACACCCGGATCTGAAACAATAAAAGCCCCGTCCTGTGAAACCGTGCCTGTCCCAATCCCCACCCACTGACCCAGGTCATGATCAAAGGAATACAGGTCCACAATCTCTCCGGGCAGCCGGTTATCAATATTAGGATAGGAAATTGGTGCAGGGGGATCAAAAACAGCACCCGGAGGCTGGATGGTGAAGACCAGTTTCGGGTTTAAGCCATTGGGCGGGGGCATGGGGACCTTGTCCCGGTGGACTTGAGTCACGGATACAGAGCCTGTCTGGGATCCGTCACGGAAGGTCACGCTTCCCGCGGGAATGTCCAATGAGAACCCCGCCACGTTGCTGACCTGGAGGCTCGCACTTTGAGATGGGCTGACCGTTTGAGCGTTTTGAACATCGATGGGCAAAAGATAAATCGGCATTCCCACGGTATTATCACGGCCGGATACGGTATTCACTTGAAACTCCAGCGTGGGCCAGGTCCCCGGAATCGTCGCGGTGGTCCCGTCCACGATGAGATGTATGGCACCCACCGGAACCCCCGTGAGTCGAAACTGGCCTTGATCGTCAGTCTGTGTCTCTAACGGCGTATTTAATACGGAAACCTCCACTCCTGGTATGGGTTCCTCCGTATTGCTCAACACGATGCCTGAAAAAGAGGTGTCTTCCGGATTTCCGGGAATGACCCCGGATGCCACAAAGGTCACGGGAAGGCCGGGATTATTCGGAAAGGTCGCTTCTACTTTATTGTTCGTAATCCCCTCCTCCGGCCCCAGGACCCAGGTCACATGGGCCTTTCCGTCACTGTTGGATAGGACGTCGATTTGTGTTTGATTATTCACCAATCCATCTCCATTTACGACCGTAAAGGTTACGGACACACCTTGGACGGGATTTCCCTTTTCATCACTGACGATGACCTGCATCGGCTCCGGTAAGGCATTTCCCGCCTCACCCCGGAAGACGCTGAAATTGACGGGATGAATCAATGCCGCGGTGCCCGCAACTCCCGTGGCGGTAAAAAGCGCTTTGGCGGAAATCCCCATGGCAGTGACCTCCGCCCGGTTCTCCCCCGCTCCCGCATAGGTTCCCAGTGTCCAGGTCACTTGAGCCCTTCCGAGTGAATCGGAATTGAGGGTCACCTTCCTGGGGCCGCCATCGAAATAACCGTTGTTCCGGATGACATTAAAGGTCACGGGATGATTCACCATGAGGTTCCCCTGCGCATCCCGTAATTCTACTACCAAGGCTTGAGAAAGTGGAGCCCCGATGGTCCCGGTCTGGTTGTTGCCCGAAATAATGTTGATTCTGGCCTGGGCGCTTGTGTCCAGATTGACCGTAATGCTGGCCTGGGCCTGATTCCCCGCCGTATCCGTCCCGACGGCCGTAATGGTGTTGGGGCCGGGATTTAAGGAGACGTTTTCGGCCATAAATCCCCGGTTGGATACGGTAGCCGGAACGCCGTTGACCGTCACCGTGGCGTTGTTCCCGTTGACCGTTCCCGAAACAATATCGTTGATCATCCCCGTCACGGTGACGGGGGATGCATAAACCGTCGCCCCATCTATTGGTGTGTTGAGGATCACTCTGGGCGGCGTGGTGTCGATCGTGACGGAGATATTGGCCGTCCCCGTGTTTCCCAAGGGGTCCTGGGCCACGGCCGTGATAAACCGTGTTCCCTCACCCAATGTGATGTCCGCTGCGTAGGTATTCCCGGTAATGGTTGCATCCACCCCGTTGACCTCTAGGGTCGCATCGGGGTCGTCGATGGTCCCGGTGACAGAAACTGTCGAGAGGTTGGAGGTTGAGAGGTTAGCGGGAGAGGATATGGTTACCACAGGGGCGATACTATCAACCGAAACAGTCCGAGTCTGTGTCGTGCTATTATCGGCAATGTCGGTCGCGGTCACGATGACGGTATTGGCTCCCTCCGTCAGGGCCAGGGCCAATTCG
Above is a window of Nitrospiria bacterium DNA encoding:
- a CDS encoding Ig-like domain-containing protein, which encodes MRFFIRAIPLFFTFLLFPILAHSLTEIKEFDAITQPDCVVSVLNQTVPVIPDGEIEINNVPVDGSPLTARLNCTNGAIRFGGKTALINPPLDGIVDFGILEVTGLPPIIDFLSLTSSKLSLTSLGDTAQFTVTGTYDDGTTADVTGEPDTVYTTSNPNIATVSSSGLVTAVSSGTVVLSASKDGVLSTLLMMVSTGTAGDSDGDEIPDDYETANGLNPNDPFDADLDPDGDGLTNLQEFQTGTDPNVADTDGDGISDGAEVAGTSGFVTNPLLADTDGDGIRDLLEIQTGSDPTDAGSFNLAQALTSIDVTPSNFILAYNTILNQDATRQLTVTGNLSDGTTINLTSTNKGTNYTSSDLLICNFGATDGEVFAGQDGLCTLTVSNSGFSDTASVTVETFSPVPLSFVDLPGIPYNLDVRDNYVYVADGVGGLQVVDVSDRSFPQIVSSVNTPATNVQVVGDMAYLSGGSGIGLYIVDISDPLNPQLLGSVDTPGLAWDVAVSGNRAVIADEGPGIHLVDISDPATPVLVSTLDTPGLARGVDVVGDLAIVADRTAGIQIVDISNMQSPQIVGSVDTPGDAFEVMADGNIVYVADYTGSLQIVDISDPANPVI
- a CDS encoding carboxypeptidase-like regulatory domain-containing protein, which gives rise to MLNRTSLCSHSFLSVSLFLICLLVLFSPLEVFAGNFTVFGPQNYTRGSGSPEPVVFNFSVLNPETEYTLKITNGGLEDDQFELVSSSEFLLNGVEIVGPNEFNQNVSYIEKPITVNTANQFSVELRGKPGGGLTVEIVGLDNDPPTITALLDIQPNGAGWHNQDVTVSFSCDDAISGVAACSDSIIVNLEGAAQVITGTAIDHAGNSQTASVVINLDKTPPVLNSSTDPIPNANGWNNSDPTISFSATDALSGLVSVSPDVTVTTEGANQIITGTATDLADNIATLDVTVNLDKTAPIISATSSPLPNANGWNNTDVNVSFTGTDSLSGIDTLTPQITVTSEGANQLITGTAVDMAGNSSTASVTLNIDKTPPSLILTSPPDELATNQTVLSVTGTATDANTVSDVSVNGTSANLLGDDFELALALTEGANTVIVTATDIADNSTTQTRTVSVDSIAPVVTISSPANLSTSNLSTVSVTGTIDDPDATLEVNGVDATITGNTYAADITLGEGTRFITAVAQDPLGNTGTANISVTIDTTPPRVILNTPIDGATVYASPVTVTGMINDIVSGTVNGNNATVTVNGVPATVSNRGFMAENVSLNPGPNTITAVGTDTAGNQAQASITVNLDTSAQARINIISGNNQTGTIGAPLSQALVVELRDAQGNLMVNHPVTFNVIRNNGYFDGGPRKVTLNSDSLGRAQVTWTLGTYAGAGENRAEVTAMGISAKALFTATGVAGTAALIHPVNFSVFRGEAGNALPEPMQVIVSDEKGNPVQGVSVTFTVVNGDGLVNNQTQIDVLSNSDGKAHVTWVLGPEEGITNNKVEATFPNNPGLPVTFVASGVIPGNPEDTSFSGIVLSNTEEPIPGVEVSVLNTPLETQTDDQGQFRLTGVPVGAIHLIVDGTTATIPGTWPTLEFQVNTVSGRDNTVGMPIYLLPIDVQNAQTVSPSQSASLQVSNVAGFSLDIPAGSVTFRDGSQTGSVSVTQVHRDKVPMPPPNGLNPKLVFTIQPPGAVFDPPAPISYPNIDNRLPGEIVDLYSFDHDLGQWVGIGTGTVSQDGAFIVSDPGVGIIEGGWHFPAPPELISRKTISKIKCGGKTIEEVGWEVWIQESVSFLKQVDQHKNNYLKEVMDLSSFVDFEFINHAERTLADTCDTQKTIGGCFNPNNETIFIIVDDPLIAENNGPAFHVLLHELYHAAVYERKMDSNNDGVPDLGPIFDEDEDGAPDDIDPSFRIDGVTPRFDIHEGATIFGVKMNPVCQKLG